GGGGGGCGTTGGATTGAACGGTGTCCTGCAGGCCATGGCAAACAACGGACTCTACGCCCTGCTGCTCTTCGTGCTGCCCATGCTTTTTCGCAATGTGGATGAACTACAGCGGCTGTGGCGGTTTCTGGTGTTCGCTTTTCTCCCAGTGGCGATCTATGGCGTGATCCAGCAGTTGCAAGGGTTTGCGGAGTTTGAAATCGAGTATTTGCAGACGAACCTGAGCATTGAGATCAAGCAGCTCGGCACCGGGGAGGTGCGTGCTTTTTCCACCCTCAATTCACCGAGTGCCCTTTCGGTAGTGTGCGCTGCGCTGGCGGTGGTGAGCCTGTTTTTAGGTTATGCCCGACGGGAAAAAGGCCGGAAGGCGGTGCTGCATCCTGCGTTGGCGCTGCTATGTTTCGCCATCCATTTCGCCGGTCTCATCGCCTCCACCAGCCGCACGCCGATCTTCATTGTGCCCATCGCACTTTTTGGCGGCTGGTGTTTCTTTTCCAAGCCGCGCACACGGGTTTTTTATGCGGTGACGGGAGGCAGCTTCCTGGCCTTGGTGGTGGCCTCGCCATGGCTGGTTCAGCGCATTGATCTGGTGAATGAATTCATTGGCCGGTTGGCGACCCCGGGCAGCTTCATGGGACGGATGCTGACGGTAGGCACCTATTGGGACCGTCTGGAAGGCTTTGCCACGGTGCTGATGAATGCGGATGCCTACACGCTTCTCGGCTGGGGCATTGATGAGCATGGCGAGGGGCGCTTTCATTTCCATGATCCGCTGAGTGAGGTGCTGGTTCGTTTCGGGACGCTGGCACTCTTGTTCCTGCTGGTGTCGGGGTTTCTTTTTCTCATGCTCAGCCACCGCCAGGCATGGCGTCTGCACGCCGAGCCAGATCGCCAGTTTGCGGCGCGAATGATCGGCCTGGCTTTTGCCCTGGTGGCGGTGTCCCTGATCAGCGGCAGCATCCTCACGGTTTTCCCTAACAACGTGTTCTTCTGGCTTTGCCTGGCCGGGGTGGCCGTGCTGGCGCGACAGCAGGCGCTGGCTGCACGGGCAGAAAGGCAGGAAAAGTTTAAGCAGGCGGTCTCACCGATTGCCCGGCCAGCGCAACCCCTTGTGCAGCCCATGCGCCCCCGGATCCGCCGTATCGGGATGAGATCATGAAAATTTCCTTCTCTGTCCTCCGACGTTTTGCCCGCCTGTGGCCGCTGGTGCGGGGGCGTGACTTCATGCTGAGAAACATCCTGTGCAGGCCGGCCTGGCGAGATGCCCTGGCAGGTGAAGGCTCCCAGGTGCCGACTAGGGCCGGGTTTCCCATGAAGGTGAATCCTGGCAATGATTTCATTTCCATGGGCCTGAAGCTTTTTGGCAACATCGAGCCGGTCACAGAGGCCTTCATCCTTTCGCATGTTCCTGAGGGGGGCGGCTTTGCGGACATCGGTGCAAACGTGGGCTACTTCTCCCTGCTGGTCGCTGCGAAACGTCCGGGCTCCCACGTGCAGGCCTTTGAACCGAATCCTCCCATTGCCAGTCTCCTGGAGGAGAGCGTGGCCCTGAATGGCCTAACCGACCGTGTGACCGTGAATCGTCTGGCTGTTGGGAATCAGGCGGGAGTGCTGCCTTTCCGTCTGCATGATACGAATACGGGGCACTCGCGTCTTGCGGCAGACGGCTCTGCCGGGGACATTGAGGTGCCGGTGGTCGTCTGGGATGCCTGGTGGGCGCAGAAGCAGCCTGAGCCAAAAATCCATTGCGTGAAAATGGACATTGAGGGCGCCGAACTGCTGGCCCTGCGCGGGATGAAGGCCTTTTTTCAGCGGCAAAAGCCGGCATTGGTGGTGGAGGCCTACGATCATCAGCTTCGTGAATTCGGCTGCACGGCGGCGGAGTTGAAGCAGTTCATTCTCGATCTCGGCTACCAGGAAGCCCGGCCTGCCGATGGCAATTTTTACTTCATCCATTCCTCCCCCTGATGTCTCTTCTCCGTTCACTGGCCCGCCGCTGGCTTTTCACCTTCAATACCATCCGCTACCGGGTGGAGTGGCCGCGCATCGAGCAGGCCATGCGGATGACTCCCTGCCGGGGGGTGATCTTTGACGGAGGGGCTGGCTCGGGAGAGTTTGTGCGCCGCTGTCTCGCGCTCGGTTTCGAGCAGGCTGTCGCACTGGAATATGACGAGGGGAACTATGCGCAGCTACAAGCCAATGCCGGACGGCTGCCGAATGTCCGCACGATGCGGGAGTCCCTGCTGGAGATCCCCATGCCGGATGCAAGTGTGGATGTGGTCCTCTCCACCCAGGTCCTGGAGCACATCACCGATCATGAAAAGGCCGCTTCAGAACTGTGCCGCATTCTCAAGCCGGGTGGTTATGCCGTGATCACGGTACCGCGTCCACCGGAGCCTTTTCCCAATCCGGAGCACATGCGTGAAGGCTACACGGAGGAGCAGCTCACGGCCCTGTTTGCCCCCTATGACATGAAGGTGCTGGGCAATGACTGGTTCCTGACACGGGATACGGTGGATCGCATGATGAACTGCGCCCGCCTGCCTCTGCGCGGCATGTTTGTGCCAGTGGCCCTGGTGGATGCGGAGACTCAACTGACGCCGAAGGAGCGGCGGGCCCTGCGCCCATATGGGTTGCTGGCAGTGTTTCAGAAAAACGCTTGATGGCCGGATCCAAACAGCAAACGGGGAGACGTGTGCTCTGGCTGGACCCTTTCTTTCAAGGAGGGAGACCCACCACGCAGAGCATTCACCGTGCACTGCCCTGGATGCTGGACAGGGGATGGCAGATCGAGATCTGGTGTCTAGACCATGACGAGGTGGATGCACGGGCCGAGGTGAAACGGCTGCCCCGTGCACGCTGGCTGCGTCTTTTGGAGCCTCTTTGGTTTTGGTTTCTGGCTTGGCTGCGGCTTACTTGGCTGCGTCTGTGGGCTGGCAAGTGGGACATCGTCCACACCACCGGGCCGGATATTCCAGGAGCAGATGTGATGTCCCTGCACTTTCACAACCGCACCTGGATCGGCCTTCAGTGGCGGGAGCAAGCCTGGTCCATCAAGGAGAAGCTGAGGATCCTGCATACGATGATCGGACTGCTGCAAGAAACGGTGGTGCTGCATTCCAAAAGATGGCGGGTGATCCTGCCGGTCTCCGAGGGATTGGCCGAACGAATCCGTCCTCAGTTGGCGAGTGAAAAGCGGATTCAGGTGCTGCCCAATCTGCTGGATGAGACACGCTTTCATACGGGTGTCAGGCAGCAGTACCGCGAGGCCGCCCGGTCGCAGGTTCATGCGGCGGAGACCGACTTCATCTTCATTTTTGTCAGTACGGGGCACTATCAGAGAAAAGGTCTATGGGCAGCCCTACGCAGCCTTGATGTCTGCCGGACCATGGCTCGGAATGAGTGTGGCCTGCGGCTGCGCTTCCTGATCGTGGGGGCGGGAGAAAAGGCGCAGGCAAGCCTAATCCCGCAACTGAATCAAACTGCCCCGGACTGGCGAGACTGGGTCAGCCTGATGCCTCCCACACCGGAGGTGGAGCGATGGTATGCCGCAGCGGATGCCTTTCTGTTTCCCTCCCGATACGAAACTTTTTCTCTGGTGGCGCTGGAGGCTTCCGCCTGCGGCTTGCCGCTGCTGGTCACGCCTTACGACGGGCATGAGATGTATCTGAAGGAGGGTGTCAACGGTTGCCTGCTGCCCTGGGAGCCCGAAGGCATGGCGACGCGCATTGGCGAATTTTTGAAGACGGATCGACATTATCTGAAGCCTGGGCCGGATCGTTGCATCCACGCTTCCGGTTATGCCGAAGTGCTGGATCAAACCTACCTGGAGATCATTCGCGAAAGGTCCCTATGAAACCTGCGGTACACATTCATCTGGCCCCTGCACATCCGTGCATGGGATGGGTGAGCATGAATCGTTACTGGCAGGCGCTGAGGAATGAATCGGCCGGGGAAAGGGACGTTAGTTCACTCGTCACGGCAGGCCCGGTGGAGGGGGCACCACTGTCTTGGCTACTGAGGCAGTGGACTCGGCGTGTGGCCTACCCGTGGCAGGTGCGTGGCCAAGTGAAAGAAGGCGTGCTGCATGTTCTGGATCACAGTTTTGCGGATCTCCTGGCCTGTGTGGGGGCGCAGGTAAAAACGGTGGTGACCGTGCACGATCTCATCCCGCTCACGGATCCCGCCGATCTGACACCGGCCCAACGGACACGCTTTCAAAAGACCGTGGCCTGGGTGGCACGGGCGGACAAGGTGGTGTGCGTCTCCCAGCATACACGCGGGGAGGTGCAGCGGTTGCTCGGGGTCGCCGAGGAGAAGCTGCATGTGCTGCCGAATGGCACTTCAGAGCTG
The Prosthecobacter algae genome window above contains:
- a CDS encoding FkbM family methyltransferase encodes the protein MKISFSVLRRFARLWPLVRGRDFMLRNILCRPAWRDALAGEGSQVPTRAGFPMKVNPGNDFISMGLKLFGNIEPVTEAFILSHVPEGGGFADIGANVGYFSLLVAAKRPGSHVQAFEPNPPIASLLEESVALNGLTDRVTVNRLAVGNQAGVLPFRLHDTNTGHSRLAADGSAGDIEVPVVVWDAWWAQKQPEPKIHCVKMDIEGAELLALRGMKAFFQRQKPALVVEAYDHQLREFGCTAAELKQFILDLGYQEARPADGNFYFIHSSP
- a CDS encoding class I SAM-dependent methyltransferase: MSLLRSLARRWLFTFNTIRYRVEWPRIEQAMRMTPCRGVIFDGGAGSGEFVRRCLALGFEQAVALEYDEGNYAQLQANAGRLPNVRTMRESLLEIPMPDASVDVVLSTQVLEHITDHEKAASELCRILKPGGYAVITVPRPPEPFPNPEHMREGYTEEQLTALFAPYDMKVLGNDWFLTRDTVDRMMNCARLPLRGMFVPVALVDAETQLTPKERRALRPYGLLAVFQKNA
- a CDS encoding glycosyltransferase family 4 protein, which translates into the protein MAGSKQQTGRRVLWLDPFFQGGRPTTQSIHRALPWMLDRGWQIEIWCLDHDEVDARAEVKRLPRARWLRLLEPLWFWFLAWLRLTWLRLWAGKWDIVHTTGPDIPGADVMSLHFHNRTWIGLQWREQAWSIKEKLRILHTMIGLLQETVVLHSKRWRVILPVSEGLAERIRPQLASEKRIQVLPNLLDETRFHTGVRQQYREAARSQVHAAETDFIFIFVSTGHYQRKGLWAALRSLDVCRTMARNECGLRLRFLIVGAGEKAQASLIPQLNQTAPDWRDWVSLMPPTPEVERWYAAADAFLFPSRYETFSLVALEASACGLPLLVTPYDGHEMYLKEGVNGCLLPWEPEGMATRIGEFLKTDRHYLKPGPDRCIHASGYAEVLDQTYLEIIRERSL